The following coding sequences lie in one bacterium genomic window:
- a CDS encoding V-type ATPase 116kDa subunit family protein — MAISQMQKVNIIGVKSQCPDVVSFLESLNIIQINHIEQAQAKKHKDFLKPVQANLDQFKKELSELQSTIDFLSRFGQKTGFISGLMGSKILLSSDEFEKTALGFDYREIHKTCMLIQQELHKTEREIGVLHAQYNQLIPWKPLSLSLDTFNITETIKYAFLTGTTGKFAYFKNYMGKKFPLLHCEKASDYQETENIVAIYFRDQEKEILSECKKLGVERVDLYNLKGTVDSNLERISNQLKRLKEKHKTLNKDATELTRYSGKLKVAYDYSLSLNYRTSLQNKFLESNETFLLGGWLKKDNVRRFKKQISTRFPASSVIKVDPAKGEKAPIYLENKPIFKPFETVTDLYGTPANTSVDPTPFMAPFFFLFFGLCLTDAGYGLILSTIALLGLSTIAHTPGIKRFFKLILYVGISTIICGVFTGGWFGIEAEKLPVFLQKVIIFSPLKDSMQFFIIALALGFIQLYWGILIKVYNCIKSRDFAGAIFDQIPWLIIMPSLLLLTMGKSMGKWPALAGAAVIILFFGRDQKNPIARVLSGIVIGCLWLGKDIVGNILSYSRLMALGLSTAVIALVANKLAGIALGISIPGVNILLAVIILFVLHSLNFLVNSLGAYVHSSRLQYVEFFPYFFASGGEQFEPLSKNTKYTIIK, encoded by the coding sequence ATGGCTATCTCTCAAATGCAAAAGGTCAATATAATTGGAGTTAAATCTCAATGTCCGGATGTTGTCTCTTTCTTGGAATCACTTAATATCATCCAGATTAATCATATTGAGCAAGCACAGGCTAAAAAACATAAAGACTTTCTAAAGCCAGTTCAGGCAAACCTGGATCAATTCAAAAAAGAGCTTTCTGAACTTCAATCCACTATAGATTTTTTGTCGCGTTTTGGGCAAAAAACAGGTTTTATCTCCGGTTTGATGGGTAGCAAAATCCTGCTATCATCTGACGAATTTGAAAAAACAGCTCTAGGATTTGATTATAGAGAGATACATAAAACTTGTATGCTCATTCAGCAGGAATTGCATAAAACAGAAAGGGAAATTGGGGTGCTTCATGCTCAATATAATCAGCTCATCCCGTGGAAACCCCTTAGCCTCTCTTTAGATACATTCAATATAACGGAGACTATCAAGTATGCATTTTTAACTGGAACTACTGGCAAATTTGCTTATTTCAAGAACTATATGGGTAAAAAGTTTCCTCTTTTACACTGTGAAAAAGCTTCAGACTATCAGGAAACAGAGAATATTGTAGCCATATATTTTCGCGATCAGGAAAAAGAAATACTTAGCGAATGCAAGAAACTAGGAGTTGAAAGAGTAGACTTATACAATCTTAAGGGAACAGTAGATTCAAACCTTGAGAGAATATCCAATCAGTTGAAAAGGCTCAAGGAAAAACATAAAACCCTCAATAAAGACGCGACTGAGCTTACGCGTTATTCAGGCAAACTAAAGGTTGCCTATGATTATAGTTTAAGCTTAAACTATAGAACATCCCTGCAGAATAAATTTTTAGAATCAAATGAAACTTTCTTGCTCGGAGGCTGGCTAAAAAAAGACAACGTTAGAAGATTTAAAAAACAAATTTCAACAAGATTTCCAGCATCCAGTGTAATTAAAGTAGATCCTGCTAAGGGAGAGAAAGCACCCATATATCTTGAAAACAAGCCTATATTTAAGCCATTTGAGACGGTAACTGATTTATATGGAACTCCGGCAAATACATCTGTTGATCCTACTCCTTTTATGGCTCCATTCTTCTTCTTATTTTTTGGATTGTGTCTTACAGACGCCGGGTATGGTCTTATTTTAAGCACTATTGCTCTTTTAGGCTTATCAACAATAGCTCATACGCCAGGTATTAAAAGATTTTTCAAGCTTATATTATATGTTGGAATATCAACAATTATCTGCGGGGTATTTACAGGAGGCTGGTTTGGTATAGAGGCAGAAAAACTTCCAGTATTTTTGCAAAAAGTCATCATATTTAGTCCTCTAAAAGATTCAATGCAGTTTTTTATAATAGCCTTGGCTTTGGGATTTATTCAACTGTACTGGGGAATATTGATTAAAGTATACAATTGTATTAAAAGTAGAGATTTTGCCGGAGCAATATTTGATCAGATACCATGGCTCATTATTATGCCATCACTTCTATTATTAACAATGGGTAAGAGCATGGGAAAATGGCCAGCTTTAGCAGGAGCTGCAGTTATAATTCTCTTCTTTGGAAGAGATCAAAAAAATCCAATTGCGAGAGTTCTTTCCGGAATAGTAATAGGCTGTTTATGGCTGGGTAAAGACATTGTTGGGAATATACTTTCGTATTCAAGATTAATGGCTCTGGGATTGTCTACTGCGGTTATTGCACTGGTTGCAAACAAGTTAGCAGGAATTGCTTTGGGGATTTCCATTCCAGGCGTAAACATACTTCTGGCGGTTATTATACTTTTCGTGCTGCATTCGTTGAATTTTCTAGTTAATTCACTCGGCGCGTATGTTCATTCAAGCAGGCTGCAGTATGTTGAATTCTTTCCATATTTCTTTGCTTCAGGAGGCGAGCAGTTTGAGCCTCTTAGCAAAAACACAAAATATACAATAATTAAATAA
- a CDS encoding V-type ATP synthase subunit K — MEVYVGLYLAIMGAALAVGFAGAGSSIGIGNVGQSAAGVLSEEPEKFGNLLILVALPGTQGIYGFVIGFLVMQKLGLVTGTIPSVSLQQGLQILGACLPMAITGYFSGIHQGKVGAAGCGVVAKQPKDFMKAVIFSALVETYAIFGLLASFLILRGIQL, encoded by the coding sequence ATGGAAGTATACGTAGGGTTGTATTTAGCAATCATGGGAGCTGCATTAGCTGTTGGGTTTGCAGGAGCAGGATCAAGTATTGGGATTGGCAATGTGGGACAATCAGCAGCAGGAGTATTAAGTGAAGAACCTGAAAAATTCGGCAATCTGCTCATTCTGGTAGCGTTACCGGGAACACAGGGAATATACGGATTTGTTATCGGGTTTTTGGTTATGCAGAAGCTGGGATTAGTTACAGGGACGATTCCATCAGTATCTCTCCAGCAGGGTTTGCAGATACTTGGCGCATGTCTGCCAATGGCAATAACAGGTTACTTTTCAGGTATTCATCAAGGCAAGGTGGGCGCTGCTGGCTGTGGAGTTGTGGCAAAACAGCCGAAGGATTTTATGAAAGCCGTAATATTTTCTGCGCTGGTTGAAACATACGCTATCTTCGGTTTACTTGCATCATTCCTGATTCTTAGAGGAATACAACTGTAA